A genomic stretch from Telopea speciosissima isolate NSW1024214 ecotype Mountain lineage chromosome 7, Tspe_v1, whole genome shotgun sequence includes:
- the LOC122667467 gene encoding brassinosteroid-responsive RING protein 1-like: MGNVSEFIAKVHTITFCLFSVFLIELALFIQSLSCYNWRRFNKRATGGRANTTLLALMDAHLPAICYNSGGVWKECAVCLTRVEDGEEIRELKCKHDFHKECLDQWLEREQVTCPLCRKYVLPEEVVFKHRQLRSRDEFNRDSLLSLRW, encoded by the coding sequence ATGGGAAACGTTTCGGAGTTCATCGCTAAGGTCCACACCATAACCTTCTGCTTGTTTTCCGTCTTCTTAATCGAATTAGCTCTCTTCATCCAATCCCTCTCATGTTATAACTGGCGACGCTTCAATAAACGCGCAACCGGAGGCAGAGCAAACACCACCTTGTTGGCTCTGATGGACGCACATCTTCCGGCGATTTGTTACAACAGTGGTGGAGTATGGAAGGAATGCGCGGTGTGTTTGACGAGAGTGGAAGACGGCGAAGAGATCAGAGAATTGAAATGCAAGCATGACTTCCATAAAGAGTGTTTGGATCAATGGTTGGAGAGGGAGCAGGTGACGTGTCCGTTATGCAGGAAGTATGTGTTGCCTGAGGAAGTAGTGTTCAAACACAGGCAATTGAGGAGCAGAGATGAGTTTAATCGAGATTCTCTATTGTCTTTACGATGGTAG